Sequence from the Gemmobacter sp. 24YEA27 genome:
GTCTGGCCGCTGGGGCCGACCTCGTTCCGCGTCGATTACTATTCCGGCCGCGATATTCTGGAGACCATAGGGCGTTATTTCGCCAGATGACGGGAAATGGCGGCAGGAGGAGCGCAGGGATCTGGCTGGCCGGGTTGCCGGTGCTTTTTTTGCTGTCGCTTGCCAGCCTCGCCATCGGTTCGCGCGCGGTGCCGTTGTCTGAACTCTGGCGCGCCCTGACCGCCTTTGATCCTGGCAATGACCTGCATCTTGTGCTGCGCGAATTGCGGCTGCCCCGCACCGCGCTGGCGCTTGGCGCCGGTGCCGCGCTTGGCCTTGCCGGGGCGGTTATGCAGGCGGTGACGCGCAACCCTTGGCCGAGCCGGGGCTTCTGGGTGTGAATTCCGGGGCGGCAATGGCGGTGGTCCTGGGGGCATCGGCTTTTGGCCTGACGCAGATCACGCAATATGTCTGGTTCGGCTTTGTCGGCGCCGGGCTGGCGGGGGTTGCGGTTTTTATCCTTGGCCGCGCACATGGGTCGGGCACCGATCCGGTGCGTCTTGTGCTGGCGGGCGCCGGGCTCTCGGTGCTTCTGGGGGCGGCGACCGGCTTTGTGATCCTGAATTCCGGGCTGGATGTGCTGGATATCTTCCGCAACTGGGGCTCGGGCACGCTGGAGGGGCGTGGCATGGCGGTCGCCCTGGTGATGTGGGCGGCCCTGGTGCTGGGCGGCGGGCTGGCGCTGGCGCTGGCGCGCGATCTGAATGCCCTGTCGATGGGGGTCGAGATCGGCCGCGCGCTCGGGTTGCGGCCCGGGCCGGTCTGGGCGCTGTCCTGCCTGTCGGTGATGATCCTGGCCGGGGCGGCAACCGCAAGCGCCGGGCCGATTGCCTTTATCGGGCTGGTCGCGCCGCATCTGGCGCGGGCCGTGAGCGGGCCGGACAATCGCAGCCTCCTGCCGCTTTCCGCGATTATCGGGGCGGGCATCCTGACCGCAGCTGATATCCTCGGCCGTATCGTGGCCCCCCGGCCGAGCTGGCAGCGGGCATCGTCGCGGCGATCCTTGGCGGGCCGTTCTTCATCCATGTTGCGCGGCGTTTCCGGCTGGTGCGGCTGTGAGAGCCGGAGGTCAGCGCGTCTTGCGGATCGGCGGGATCAGCCTGTTATGGCGGCCCCGCGCCATGCTGGTCTGCGGGCTGCTGATCGCCCTCGGCCTGCTGCTGGGCCTGTTCCTGCTGGCCAGTGGCACCATGCGGCTGACGCCTGCCGGAGCGCTGGCGGGTCTGACCGGTCAGGCCGAAACCGATGTGATCAACCGCCTCGTCTTGCGCATCCGGCTGCCGAGGCTGCTGACCGCCGCGATGGTCGGGGCGGCGCTTGGCATGTCCGGCGCGGTGTTTCAGTCGATCTCACGCAATGCGCTCGGATCGCCGGATGTGATCGGTTTCACCACCGGCGCGGCAAGCGGCGCAATCGCGCAGATCATCCTGTTCAATGCCGGGCCGGTGCAGACCGCGCTGGCGGCGGTCGCATCTGGGGTGATGACGGCGCTGGTCGTCCTCTGGCTGGCGCGTGGCCGGAAAGGCGGGCGGGAAGGGGGCGGCGGCTACCGGCTGATCCTTGTCGGTATCGGCATGGGCGCGCTGATGTCCGGGCTGAACACGCTGTTGATGGTGATGGGCGATCTGGAACGTGCGATGTCAGCGCAGATCTGGCTGGCCGGATCACTGGCTGCGCGCGACTGGACCCATGTCGCAACCGCCTTTGCCGGGCTGGTCCTCTTCGCGCCGCTGGTTTTGTGGAATGCGCGGCGGCTTCTGGTGATGTCGATAGGCGATGATCTCGCGCGCCAGCTCGGGCTGGATCCGGCGCGGACACGGCTGGTTCTGGTGCTGGCCTCGGTCGGGCTGGCATCCGTTGCGACGGCCTGTACCGGGCCGATTGCCTTTGTCGCGCTGGCCGGGCCGCAACTTGCGCGCTGGCTGACCCGTTCGCCCGATGTGCCGGTGGTTTCGGGAGCAATTGCCGGGGCCCTCCTGCTGCTGAGCGCGGATCTCGTCAGCCAGAATGCGCCTTTCGGCCTCGCGATGCCGATCGGCCTGACCACTGGGCTGCTGGGCGGGCTCTATCTGATCCTTGTCTCGCGCCGCCTCTAGGCGCTGTTGCAGCATCGGTTCCTGCGTGAGGAAAGTGCGCCTCGCCTGTCATCACAGCTAAGGCAGCGCGGCACTTTGCCGGACTGGCAGCCACCGGCATCCACATGATCCCCGGCGTCATCAGACCCAAAAAACGGTCATGCGGCGCAGATCCTGGTTGTCGTGGCACAAGGATGTGTCCATTTCAGCCGCATTGATAACCGGATCAGAGCGGACAGGGCCAGTATTGCGGCATCCCGCGCCTTGCGCGCCGCATCCGTCTTGCATCAAACTGCGATCAGCGGCCGGACCGCCCTGATCCCTGGCCTGGAATGCGCATGACCTATACCTTTCTTCACACCTCCGATCTGCATCTGGGCCGGCCTTTTGGCGGTTATCCCGAAGACATTCGCGGCCGCCTGCGCGAGGCGCGCCATACGGTCATTTCCCGTCTCGCCCGTGCGGCCCGCGACACTGGCGCGCGCGATGTGCTGCTGGCGGGTGACACATTCGATGCCGAGACCCCTTCGCCCGAGACTTTGCGCCACGCGCTGCGAGCCATGGCGGTCGAGGGCGATCTGCGCTGGTTCCTGATGCCCGGTAACCATGACAGTCTCGCGGCGACCGAGCTCTGGCGCCGGATCCTTGCCGATGCGCCGGCCAATCTGACGGTTCTCGACCGGCCCGGCGCGCTGGAACTTGCCACCGGTGTCTGGCTTTTGCCGGCGCCCCCATCACAGCGCCGCCCGGGGCGCGATCTGACCGAAGCAATGTCGGCACCAACCCCTGAGGGCGCGATCCGCATCGGCCTGGGCCATGGCGCGATCATGGATTTCACCGATGGCGAGGGCAGCCCGGGGATCATCCCGCCGGATCGGGCGCGGCTCTCGGGTCTTGATTACCTGGGCCTTGGCGATTGGCATGGGCGGATGCAGATCGGCCCCGCGACCTGGTATTCCGGCACACCCGAGGCGGATGGGTTCAAACATGCCACAGCGCCGGGTGCGCTTGTGATCAGCCTTGATGCAAGCGGCGCACCGGCCAGGGTGGAAATCACCCCGACCGGTCAGTTCCACTGGCTGCGGCCAGAGCTCGATCTGCTGCCGGGCGAGGATATTGCGGGCCATCTTGCCGGGCTTCTGCCCGGTGAAAACAAACGCCGTGACAGTCTCTTGCGGATCGAGGCCAGCGGCCGTCTGACCCTGGCAGAACGCGCCGGCCTTGAGGCCGCGCTGGCCGCGCTCGCCCCGGATTTCGGCTGGTTCGAGGCCGATCTTTCCCGCCTTGGCACGGATGTACAGCCGGATGATCTCGACCTGATCGACCGGGGCGGCGCGTTGCGCCGGGCCGCAGAAGGCTTGCTTGGCGAGGCCGGTGACCGGCGCTGGCCCAGGCCGACCGTCAGCTGGCCGAAATGGCGCTGTCCCGGCTTTATGCCCTGGTGCAGGAGGTCGAGGCATGAAGATCCGCGCGCTGGAGCTGACCAATCTGCGCCGTTTCGGGGCAAAACGTGCCCGGATCGACGGGATCGGCGACGGTGTCTCGGTGCTGTCGCAGCCCAATGAATTCGGCAAATCGACCTTTTTCGACGCGCTGCATGCGCTGTTCTTCCAGCCGCACCGGTCAGCGCGCGCGCCGGTAAAGTCGCTGCAACCCCATTCGGGCGGTGCCCCCGAGGTCGCGGTCGAGCTTGACCTGCCCGAGGGCCGGTTCCGGCTGGAGAAACGCTGGCTCTCGCGCCCGACGGCGCGGGTGCTGGACGCTTCTGGCCGCCTGATCGCGCAGGAGGACGAGGCCGAGGCCTGGATTGACCGGCTGACAGGCCAGGGGCTGGCCGGGCCATCGGGGCTTTTATGGGTGCGCCAGGGTCTCCTTGGGATGGAACCGGAAGGCGCCGGTGCCGCCGATAAATCGGACCGCGAAAAGGCACTGACGGCGCGGCGAGATCTTTTGTCCTCGGTCGCGGGCGAGATCGAAGTGATGACCGGCGGGCGGCGCATGGACCAGGTTCTGGCGCGCGTGAACGAGGCGCTTGCAAAGCTTGCGACCAATACACTGCGCCCGAGATCGGGCGGGGAATGGGCGCGCGCCACTGATGAGGCAGAGGCGCTGGCCCAGGGCCGCGCGGCGCTTGAGATCAAGGTGGCCCGACTTTCCTCAGAACTGGCAAACCGCGCGGCGATCACCCGCGATCTGACCCGGCTGGCCGACCCCGATCAGGCAGCGCGCGATGAGGCCGCCTTTGATCAGGCGGGCCAGGCATTGCGCGCGGCCGAAACCCATGCCGAACAGACCCGCAAGGCCGAAAGCGACCTGCGACTGGCGCAGCTGACCGCCGGGCAGGGCGCGGAAACGATTCGGCGGCTCGAAGATCTGAAACTTCGGCTGGGCCAGGCGCTGGCCGCGCAGGCGAAGACCTCGGAAGAGCTGGCGAGAACCGAGGCCCTGACCAGCGAGGCCGCAGCCCTTGATACGACAACGGCCCGCGAACAGGCCGCCGCCGCGGGGGCGGTGCAGGCGCTTGCCGCGCGGCTGGATCTTGCGCAACGGGCCGGGCTGGCGCTGGCTGCGCGCGACCGGATGGCAGGTCTTGCCGCAAGGCTGGAACGCGCCGACCGCCAGCGCGCGGCGCTTGATGAATATCTCGCGGCCCGCAGCCCTTTGAAGGTCACGCGCGACCTGCTGGATCAGGCGGAAAAAGCCCAGGGCGATCGCGACCGCCTGGCACTTCAGGACGAGGCGCGCCTAGTTGCGGTCACCTTCACCTATTCGGGCGCGGCGCGTGTCATGGCCGAAGGTCAGCCCATTGGCGCGGAAGGGCTGAAGCTCAGGGGCAGCACCGCGCTGGATCTGCCCGGTATCGGCCGGATGGTGATCGACCCGGGCCTGATCGCAGCAGGCGATATCGGGGCAAAGCTGCAACAGGCGCAGGACCGGCTGGCCACGGCGCTGATGGCCTGCGGCGCGGCGGATCTGGCGGCTGCGCGGCACGCCTTTGCCGAGGCCGGGCGCCTTGATGCGGCCATATCCCAGGCGAAGGCGCTGCTCGCAGAGCTGGCGCCCGAGGGGATTGACGCCCTGCGCGCGGCACTGGCGGTGGCCCGCAGCGAAGCGGGTGATTTGCCGGGCGCGGCACCGGATGCGGCATCGGCGGACGGCATTGCCGGCCTGCAAAACCAGCTCCGCAGTGCCAGAGAGACCGAGGAGCGGGCGCAGGTGCACAGGCGCGAGGCCGAAGCCCGCCATGCCCGCCTGCGCGAGGCGCGCGCGGCATCGCGTGCGGCGGATCTGGCCGCCGGGCAGGTGCTGGACGCGATACGGGCAGAGGCCGGTGACCCGGTCGATCTCGCCGCGCGGCTTTTGCACCTCGCCCAGGCCCAGGCCGGGCTTGCCGGGGCCGAAGCCGAGGCCGCCCGGACCCTTGCCCGGCTGACCAGCAACGCTCCCGATCTCGAGACCGCCCGGGCGACTGTCACCCGTCTTGCTTCGGTGATCGAGGGCCGGCGCCGCGACCGGGCGCGGCTGGAAAGCGATCTTGCGGGGGTAAGTGGCTCTATCGGGGCGCTGGCCGATGAGGGGATCGAGGAAGCGCTTGGCGATCTG
This genomic interval carries:
- a CDS encoding iron chelate uptake ABC transporter family permease subunit, whose amino-acid sequence is MRIGGISLLWRPRAMLVCGLLIALGLLLGLFLLASGTMRLTPAGALAGLTGQAETDVINRLVLRIRLPRLLTAAMVGAALGMSGAVFQSISRNALGSPDVIGFTTGAASGAIAQIILFNAGPVQTALAAVASGVMTALVVLWLARGRKGGREGGGGYRLILVGIGMGALMSGLNTLLMVMGDLERAMSAQIWLAGSLAARDWTHVATAFAGLVLFAPLVLWNARRLLVMSIGDDLARQLGLDPARTRLVLVLASVGLASVATACTGPIAFVALAGPQLARWLTRSPDVPVVSGAIAGALLLLSADLVSQNAPFGLAMPIGLTTGLLGGLYLILVSRRL
- a CDS encoding DNA repair exonuclease — encoded protein: MTYTFLHTSDLHLGRPFGGYPEDIRGRLREARHTVISRLARAARDTGARDVLLAGDTFDAETPSPETLRHALRAMAVEGDLRWFLMPGNHDSLAATELWRRILADAPANLTVLDRPGALELATGVWLLPAPPSQRRPGRDLTEAMSAPTPEGAIRIGLGHGAIMDFTDGEGSPGIIPPDRARLSGLDYLGLGDWHGRMQIGPATWYSGTPEADGFKHATAPGALVISLDASGAPARVEITPTGQFHWLRPELDLLPGEDIAGHLAGLLPGENKRRDSLLRIEASGRLTLAERAGLEAALAALAPDFGWFEADLSRLGTDVQPDDLDLIDRGGALRRAAEGLLGEAGDRRWPRPTVSWPKWRCPGFMPWCRRSRHEDPRAGADQSAPFRGKTCPDRRDRRRCLGAVAAQ
- a CDS encoding chromosome segregation protein SMC, whose protein sequence is MKIRALELTNLRRFGAKRARIDGIGDGVSVLSQPNEFGKSTFFDALHALFFQPHRSARAPVKSLQPHSGGAPEVAVELDLPEGRFRLEKRWLSRPTARVLDASGRLIAQEDEAEAWIDRLTGQGLAGPSGLLWVRQGLLGMEPEGAGAADKSDREKALTARRDLLSSVAGEIEVMTGGRRMDQVLARVNEALAKLATNTLRPRSGGEWARATDEAEALAQGRAALEIKVARLSSELANRAAITRDLTRLADPDQAARDEAAFDQAGQALRAAETHAEQTRKAESDLRLAQLTAGQGAETIRRLEDLKLRLGQALAAQAKTSEELARTEALTSEAAALDTTTAREQAAAAGAVQALAARLDLAQRAGLALAARDRMAGLAARLERADRQRAALDEYLAARSPLKVTRDLLDQAEKAQGDRDRLALQDEARLVAVTFTYSGAARVMAEGQPIGAEGLKLRGSTALDLPGIGRMVIDPGLIAAGDIGAKLQQAQDRLATALMACGAADLAAARHAFAEAGRLDAAISQAKALLAELAPEGIDALRAALAVARSEAGDLPGAAPDAASADGIAGLQNQLRSARETEERAQVHRREAEARHARLREARAASRAADLAAGQVLDAIRAEAGDPVDLAARLLHLAQAQAGLAGAEAEAARTLARLTSNAPDLETARATVTRLASVIEGRRRDRARLESDLAGVSGSIGALADEGIEEALGDLRGREATALARAARYEREVKALARLRMALEAARREAREAYLDPVLRELDPLLSILHPGASLRIDDTSLLPVALMRDGQDEEIEILSGGTREQLAVLTRLAFARLFARSGRSVPVILDDALVHSDDDRIEAMFTALHRVAQDQQIIVLTCRQRAFAPLGGERLHAQISPV